A section of the Rhizomicrobium sp. genome encodes:
- the putA gene encoding bifunctional proline dehydrogenase/L-glutamate gamma-semialdehyde dehydrogenase PutA, protein MTPLRDAISAAYLADEDAVVDRRIAQATLSPAEAGQTARVAADLVARIRKDSAKAGGIDAFMREYALSSEEGVALMCLAEALLRVPDAETADKLIRDKIGGAQWDRHRAKSDSLFVNASTWALMLTGRIVRLDETSKWDFDGIFRKLVARSGEPVIRQAVTYAMRILGRQFVLGRTIGEALKEAKPLADKGYRFSFDMLGEAAYTKADAARYARSYRDALDVIAATTPKDSRAIFERPSLSVKLSALHPRYEWVKRERVFAELMPVVLALGAQARAADIALTVDAEEAERLDLMLDLFEAFGEAPELRGWDGLGLAVQAYQKRAMPVLDWLIDLARRQGRRIPVRLVKGAYWDSEIKRGQEMGLDDYPVFTRKAATDTSYLACARVMLGAGAALYPQFATHNAHSLAAIDALAGGRRDFEYQRLHGMGEALHEIHRELGGVPTRIYAPVGSHEDLLAYLVRRLLENGANTSFVNRLADDDAPVEDIVADPVAQIAAAHPHRNPRIALPKDILGDRKNSHGFLFSDPKVSEPLLSRIEDILQTRHDAAPVIGGAVCGGAPAEIRDPADRRRIVGTVLETASDDARAALALAHKAQADWDALGGKVRAGILYRAADLFEKNRPLLMALAVREAGKTLPNALGEVREAVDFLRYYATRAAATFEEPLRLPGPTGESNELTLHGRGVFACISPWNFPLSIFAGQVAGALAAGNGVLAKPAEQTPLIAAAAVRLLHEAGVPANVLHLLPGDGPRIGKVLFADPRLAGVAFTGSTDAANAINRALAARSGPIATLIAETGGQNAMIVDSTALPEQVARDALASAFDSAGQRCSALRVLFVQDDVADKMLDILLGAMDELKIGDPLRLDTDIGPVIDEAAREMLETHAARMAREAKLLRKLAVPPELSNGIFFAPHAFELDSLDQLKREVFGPVLHVIRYSADSLGKVCHAINATAFGLTLGIHSRIEETADFVRARVRVGNLYVNRNQIGAVVGVQPFGGEGLSGTGPKAGGPHYLPRFALERTYTVNTAAAGGNTALLSSS, encoded by the coding sequence ATGACGCCGCTGCGCGACGCAATCTCAGCCGCCTATCTCGCCGACGAAGACGCCGTCGTGGACCGGCGCATCGCCCAGGCCACGCTCTCGCCCGCCGAGGCAGGGCAGACCGCGCGCGTCGCCGCCGATCTGGTCGCCCGCATCCGCAAGGACTCGGCCAAGGCCGGCGGCATCGACGCCTTCATGCGCGAATATGCACTCTCCAGCGAGGAGGGCGTTGCCCTGATGTGCCTGGCCGAGGCGCTGCTGCGGGTCCCCGACGCCGAGACCGCCGACAAGCTGATCCGCGACAAGATCGGCGGCGCGCAATGGGACCGCCATCGCGCCAAGTCGGACTCGCTGTTCGTCAACGCCTCGACCTGGGCGCTGATGCTGACGGGCCGCATCGTCCGCCTGGACGAGACCTCGAAATGGGATTTCGACGGCATCTTCAGGAAGCTCGTCGCGCGCTCGGGCGAGCCGGTGATCCGCCAGGCCGTCACCTATGCGATGCGCATTCTCGGCCGCCAATTCGTGCTCGGCCGCACCATCGGCGAGGCGCTGAAAGAGGCGAAGCCGCTGGCCGACAAGGGCTACCGCTTCTCCTTCGACATGCTGGGCGAGGCCGCCTACACCAAGGCCGACGCGGCACGCTACGCGCGGTCCTATCGCGATGCCCTCGATGTCATCGCCGCGACGACCCCGAAGGATTCCCGCGCGATCTTCGAGCGGCCCAGCCTGTCGGTGAAGCTCTCGGCGCTCCATCCGCGCTACGAATGGGTCAAGCGCGAGCGCGTCTTCGCCGAGCTGATGCCCGTCGTGCTGGCGCTGGGCGCGCAGGCCCGCGCCGCGGACATCGCGCTCACCGTCGACGCGGAAGAGGCCGAGCGCCTCGACCTGATGCTCGACCTGTTCGAGGCTTTCGGGGAAGCGCCCGAGTTGCGCGGCTGGGACGGTCTCGGCCTCGCGGTGCAGGCCTATCAGAAGCGCGCCATGCCGGTGCTCGACTGGCTGATCGATCTGGCGCGGCGCCAGGGCCGGCGCATTCCGGTGCGTCTGGTGAAAGGCGCCTATTGGGACAGCGAGATCAAGCGCGGCCAGGAGATGGGCCTCGACGACTACCCGGTGTTCACGCGCAAGGCCGCGACGGACACGTCCTATCTCGCCTGCGCGCGCGTCATGCTCGGCGCCGGCGCCGCGCTCTATCCGCAATTCGCCACCCACAACGCCCATTCGCTCGCCGCCATCGACGCGCTGGCCGGCGGGCGGCGCGACTTCGAATATCAGCGCCTGCACGGCATGGGCGAGGCGCTGCACGAGATCCACCGCGAGCTGGGCGGCGTGCCGACGCGCATCTACGCGCCGGTCGGCAGCCATGAGGACCTGCTGGCCTATCTCGTGCGCCGCCTCTTGGAAAACGGCGCCAACACCTCTTTCGTGAACCGCCTGGCCGACGACGACGCGCCGGTCGAAGACATCGTCGCCGATCCCGTGGCGCAGATCGCCGCCGCCCATCCGCATCGCAATCCCCGGATCGCGCTGCCGAAGGACATCCTGGGCGACCGCAAGAACTCGCATGGCTTTCTGTTCAGCGATCCGAAAGTCAGCGAGCCGCTGCTGTCGCGGATCGAGGACATATTGCAAACCCGCCACGACGCGGCGCCCGTCATCGGCGGCGCGGTGTGCGGCGGCGCGCCGGCCGAGATTCGCGATCCCGCGGATCGCCGCCGGATCGTCGGCACGGTCCTCGAAACCGCCTCGGACGACGCACGCGCCGCGCTGGCCTTGGCGCACAAGGCGCAGGCCGATTGGGACGCCTTGGGCGGCAAGGTCCGCGCCGGCATCCTCTACCGCGCCGCCGATCTCTTCGAGAAGAACCGCCCGCTCCTGATGGCGCTGGCGGTGCGCGAAGCGGGCAAGACGCTGCCCAACGCGCTGGGCGAAGTGCGCGAAGCCGTCGATTTCCTGCGTTACTACGCGACCCGCGCCGCCGCGACGTTCGAAGAGCCTTTGCGCCTGCCCGGGCCGACCGGCGAGTCGAACGAGCTGACCCTGCACGGCCGCGGCGTCTTCGCCTGCATCAGTCCGTGGAATTTCCCGCTGTCGATCTTCGCCGGCCAAGTCGCCGGGGCGCTCGCCGCCGGCAATGGCGTGCTGGCCAAGCCCGCCGAGCAGACCCCGCTGATCGCCGCCGCCGCCGTCCGGCTGCTGCACGAGGCCGGCGTGCCAGCCAATGTGCTCCACCTGTTGCCCGGCGACGGCCCGCGCATCGGCAAGGTGCTGTTCGCCGATCCGCGCCTTGCCGGCGTCGCCTTCACCGGCTCGACCGACGCCGCCAACGCCATCAACCGGGCGCTCGCCGCGCGCAGCGGTCCCATCGCCACGCTGATCGCCGAGACCGGCGGACAGAACGCGATGATCGTGGATTCGACCGCGCTGCCGGAGCAGGTCGCGCGCGACGCGCTGGCCTCGGCCTTCGACAGCGCCGGCCAGCGCTGCTCGGCCCTGCGCGTGCTGTTCGTGCAGGACGACGTCGCCGACAAGATGCTCGACATCCTGCTGGGCGCGATGGACGAATTGAAGATCGGCGATCCCTTGCGCCTCGACACCGATATCGGCCCCGTGATCGACGAGGCCGCCCGCGAAATGCTCGAAACCCATGCGGCGCGGATGGCGCGCGAGGCCAAGCTGCTGCGCAAGCTCGCCGTGCCGCCGGAATTGTCGAACGGCATCTTCTTCGCGCCGCACGCCTTCGAGCTCGATTCCCTCGACCAATTGAAGCGCGAAGTGTTCGGGCCGGTGCTGCATGTGATCCGCTATTCCGCCGACAGCCTCGGCAAGGTGTGCCACGCGATCAACGCGACGGCGTTCGGGCTGACGCTCGGCATCCACAGCCGGATCGAGGAGACCGCCGATTTCGTCCGCGCCCGCGTCCGCGTCGGCAACCTCTACGTCAACCGCAACCAGATCGGCGCCGTGGTCGGCGTCCAGCCCTTCGGCGGCGAGGGCCTGTCCGGCACAGGCCCCAAGGCCGGCGGCCCGCACTACCTGCCGCGCTTCGCCCTGGAGCGCACCTATACCGTCAACACCGCCGCCGCCGGCGGCAATACGGCGCTGCTCAGTTCGTCGTAG
- a CDS encoding GFA family protein translates to MTSPITGGCLCGAVRYEASAPPLYAGYCFCADCRKASGSGFIGFMGFPAGGLRITGDVVTHTLVQSDGRQSERNFCPKCGGLVYGGVRGVAEQHTVYAGSLDDPAHFKPTMAIYNSQRPEWVPLPAGLTVFEQMPG, encoded by the coding sequence GTGACTTCTCCCATCACCGGCGGCTGTCTCTGCGGCGCCGTTCGTTATGAAGCCTCCGCCCCGCCGCTCTACGCCGGCTACTGCTTCTGCGCCGACTGCCGCAAGGCATCGGGCTCGGGCTTCATCGGCTTCATGGGCTTTCCCGCCGGGGGCCTGCGCATCACGGGCGATGTCGTCACCCACACGCTGGTCCAGAGCGACGGCCGCCAATCGGAGCGCAATTTCTGCCCCAAATGCGGCGGCCTGGTTTATGGCGGCGTGCGCGGCGTTGCCGAGCAGCACACGGTCTATGCCGGCTCGCTCGACGATCCGGCGCATTTCAAGCCGACCATGGCGATCTACAATTCGCAGCGCCCCGAATGGGTGCCGCTGCCGGCCGGGCTGACGGTATTCGAGCAGATGCCGGGTTAG
- a CDS encoding endonuclease domain-containing protein, with the protein MRWSDGLRRRDLKQTAARRLRTDMTDAERVLWALLRNRRLGGVKFRRQQPIGPYIADFFCRSARLVVELDGDQHGVAEQQLHDEARTRYLNDQGYSVIRFSNLDVLKHRDVVMESVEHALALGVRPLPEPPLAVRPSLKGRVER; encoded by the coding sequence ATGCGCTGGTCTGACGGTCTGCGCCGGCGCGATCTGAAGCAGACCGCGGCGCGTCGGCTTCGCACGGATATGACGGACGCCGAGCGCGTCCTGTGGGCACTTTTGCGAAACCGCCGCCTTGGCGGTGTCAAATTCCGCCGCCAGCAGCCGATCGGGCCCTATATCGCGGATTTCTTCTGCCGGTCGGCAAGATTGGTTGTCGAATTGGATGGCGATCAGCACGGCGTCGCGGAGCAGCAGCTTCATGACGAAGCGCGAACGCGCTATTTGAACGACCAAGGGTACAGCGTGATCCGATTTTCAAATCTGGATGTGCTCAAGCATAGGGACGTCGTGATGGAAAGCGTCGAACACGCTTTGGCGCTTGGCGTCCGACCCCTCCCCGAACCGCCTTTGGCGGTTCGACCCTCCCTCAAGGGGAGGGTGGAACGGTGA
- the clpA gene encoding ATP-dependent Clp protease ATP-binding subunit ClpA, which yields MPSLSRSLEQALHRAIKLASDRHHEYATPEHLLLALMDDTDAAQVMKACNVDLEALRKTVQKYVDEELMTLVIEDGEDAKPTTGFQRVVQRAVLHVQNSGREEVTGANVLVALFTERESHAVYFLQEQNMTRLDAVSYMSHGIAKRPGMSQQKAAKGADEEGEEGEPKNKQGTEALEAYCVNLNEKAKQGRVDPLIGRLAEVDRTIQILCRRQKNNPLFVGDPGVGKTAIAEGLARKIVKGEVPDVLKNSIIYSLDMGSLIAGTRYRGDFEERLKSVVKELEALKGAILFIDEIHTVIGAGATSGGAMDASNLLKPALQAGTLRCIGSTTYKEYRQYFEKDRALVRRFQKIDVVEPTIPDTIKIMMGIKPYYEEFHKVRYTTDAVKAAVELSAKYINDRKLPDKAIDVIDEVGASQMLLPESRRKKVIGVKEVEDVIATMARIPPKSVSKDDTEALRTLEADLKLAVFGQDKALHALASAIKLARAGLRAPEKPIGSYLFSGPTGVGKTEAAKQLAKTLGVELLRFDMSEYMERHTVSRLIGAPPGYVGFDQGGLLTDGVDQHPHCVLLLDEVEKAHPDLFNILLQVMDHGKLTDHNGKKIDFRNVVLIMTTNAGASDAAKDAIGFGRGKRDGEDEEAIKKLFTPEFRNRLDATITFQPLSRDTIDHVVTKFVLELEAQLVDRDVTFDLTPEATRWLGEKGYDDAFGARPLARVIQENLKKPLADEILFGKLKDGGTVRVLLDRDADKLAFEFITENSKKPKALPPPKKPKAEESV from the coding sequence ATGCCCTCACTCTCGCGAAGCCTCGAACAAGCGCTGCATCGTGCGATCAAGCTCGCGAGCGACCGGCACCATGAATACGCCACGCCCGAGCACCTCTTGCTCGCCCTGATGGACGACACCGACGCGGCCCAGGTGATGAAGGCCTGCAATGTCGATCTCGAGGCGCTGCGCAAGACCGTCCAGAAATACGTCGACGAAGAGCTGATGACCCTGGTGATCGAGGATGGCGAGGACGCCAAGCCGACCACCGGCTTCCAGCGCGTCGTCCAGCGCGCCGTGCTGCACGTCCAGAATTCCGGCCGCGAGGAAGTCACCGGCGCGAACGTCCTCGTCGCGCTGTTCACCGAGCGCGAGAGCCACGCCGTCTATTTCCTGCAAGAGCAGAACATGACGCGGCTCGACGCGGTCTCCTATATGAGCCACGGCATCGCCAAGCGCCCCGGCATGAGCCAGCAGAAGGCCGCCAAGGGCGCCGACGAGGAAGGCGAGGAGGGCGAGCCCAAGAACAAGCAGGGCACCGAGGCGCTCGAAGCCTATTGCGTGAACCTGAACGAGAAGGCCAAGCAGGGCCGCGTCGATCCGCTCATCGGGCGCCTCGCCGAGGTCGACCGCACCATCCAGATCCTCTGCCGCCGCCAGAAGAACAATCCGCTCTTCGTCGGCGACCCCGGCGTCGGCAAGACCGCCATCGCCGAAGGCCTGGCGCGCAAGATCGTCAAGGGCGAAGTGCCCGATGTCTTGAAGAACAGCATCATCTATTCGCTGGACATGGGCTCGCTGATCGCCGGCACGCGCTATCGCGGCGATTTCGAGGAGCGGCTGAAATCGGTCGTGAAGGAGCTGGAGGCGCTGAAGGGCGCGATCCTCTTCATCGACGAGATCCACACCGTGATCGGCGCCGGCGCCACGTCCGGCGGCGCGATGGACGCGTCCAACCTGCTCAAGCCCGCGCTCCAGGCCGGCACGCTGCGCTGCATCGGCTCGACCACCTACAAGGAATACCGCCAGTATTTCGAGAAGGACCGCGCGCTCGTCCGCCGCTTCCAGAAGATCGACGTCGTGGAGCCGACCATCCCCGACACGATCAAGATCATGATGGGCATCAAGCCGTACTACGAGGAGTTCCACAAGGTCCGCTACACGACGGACGCGGTGAAGGCCGCGGTGGAGCTGTCGGCGAAATACATCAACGACCGCAAGCTGCCGGACAAGGCGATCGACGTGATCGACGAGGTCGGCGCCTCGCAGATGCTGCTCCCCGAGTCCCGGCGCAAGAAGGTCATCGGCGTGAAAGAAGTCGAGGACGTGATCGCCACCATGGCGCGCATTCCTCCGAAATCCGTGTCGAAGGACGACACCGAGGCGCTGCGCACGCTGGAAGCCGATCTCAAGCTGGCCGTGTTCGGCCAGGACAAGGCGCTGCATGCGCTGGCGAGCGCGATCAAGCTCGCCCGCGCCGGCCTGCGCGCGCCGGAAAAGCCCATCGGCTCCTATCTGTTCTCAGGACCCACCGGCGTCGGCAAGACCGAGGCGGCCAAGCAGCTCGCCAAGACGCTGGGCGTCGAGCTCCTGCGTTTCGACATGTCGGAATACATGGAGCGTCACACCGTCAGCCGCCTGATCGGCGCGCCGCCGGGCTATGTCGGCTTCGACCAGGGCGGCTTGCTCACCGACGGCGTCGATCAGCATCCGCATTGTGTGCTGCTGCTGGACGAGGTGGAGAAGGCGCATCCCGACCTGTTCAACATCCTTCTGCAGGTGATGGACCACGGCAAGCTGACCGACCACAACGGCAAGAAGATCGATTTCCGCAACGTGGTCTTGATCATGACCACCAATGCGGGCGCCTCGGATGCCGCGAAGGATGCCATCGGCTTCGGCCGCGGCAAGCGCGACGGCGAGGACGAGGAAGCGATCAAGAAGCTGTTCACGCCGGAGTTCCGCAACCGCCTGGACGCGACGATCACCTTCCAGCCGCTGTCGCGCGACACGATCGACCATGTCGTGACCAAATTCGTGCTCGAGCTCGAGGCGCAATTGGTGGACCGCGACGTGACCTTCGACCTGACGCCGGAAGCGACGCGCTGGCTGGGCGAGAAGGGCTATGACGACGCCTTCGGCGCGCGGCCGCTGGCCCGCGTGATCCAGGAGAATCTGAAGAAGCCCCTGGCGGACGAGATCCTGTTCGGCAAGCTGAAGGACGGCGGCACGGTGCGCGTGCTGCTGGATCGGGACGCGGACAAGCTGGCCTTCGAGTTCATCACGGAAAACAGCAAAAAGCCGAAAGCCCTCCCGCCCCCGAAAAAGCCGAAGGCGGAGGAGAGCGTCTGA
- a CDS encoding DnaJ domain-containing protein encodes MGEFLLGAVVLVLLILLLRAFAGANPTALAKGLRYAGAGVLAALAVGLFFLDRPAVAVFVASAAWGVFTGGRAWPGGWPHLGRKSASSRGRTTSVRTSWLEMELDHDSGEMRGTVLRGAHAGKRLDELDKKALSDLYAEAASDDAETRRLLEAWLDRAFGPDWRQDFEPSQPPPERATTGMTRAEALKVLGLTDGATEEDIRAAHRRLMLQNHPDRGGSDYLASKINEAKDVLLGT; translated from the coding sequence ATGGGCGAGTTCCTGCTCGGCGCCGTCGTCCTGGTGCTTCTGATCCTGCTGCTGCGCGCCTTCGCGGGCGCCAACCCGACCGCCCTGGCGAAGGGCCTGCGCTATGCCGGCGCCGGCGTTCTCGCCGCTCTGGCCGTCGGCCTCTTCTTCCTCGACCGCCCGGCGGTCGCCGTGTTCGTCGCGAGCGCCGCCTGGGGCGTTTTCACCGGCGGCCGTGCCTGGCCCGGCGGCTGGCCGCATCTCGGCCGCAAGTCCGCGTCGTCGCGCGGCCGGACGACGAGCGTGCGCACGTCCTGGCTGGAGATGGAGCTCGACCATGACAGCGGCGAGATGCGCGGCACGGTCCTGCGCGGCGCCCATGCCGGAAAACGCCTCGACGAACTCGACAAGAAAGCCTTGTCCGATCTCTACGCCGAAGCCGCTTCGGACGATGCGGAAACCAGACGGCTGCTGGAAGCGTGGCTCGACCGCGCCTTCGGCCCCGACTGGCGCCAGGATTTCGAACCGTCCCAGCCGCCGCCCGAACGCGCCACGACCGGCATGACGCGCGCCGAAGCCCTGAAGGTTCTCGGCCTGACCGACGGCGCGACGGAAGAGGACATCCGCGCCGCGCATCGCCGGCTGATGCTGCAGAACCATCCCGACCGCGGCGGCTCGGACTATCTCGCCTCGAAGATCAACGAAGCCAAGGACGTCCTGCTCGGGACCTAA
- a CDS encoding phasin family protein, with protein sequence MAKAKTAGEKLNGTTETIETAFKTGTEAIKANFEKAVKNYDQLLGFSKDTVEAYVKAANVAGKGAESLHNEIYSFSKQSIEGSIANAKALMASKSAHEAFELQTGFAKSAFESYISEMTKLGELMVATSKETFEPIQGRVQAWVDVVQSARAA encoded by the coding sequence ATGGCGAAAGCAAAAACGGCCGGCGAGAAGCTCAACGGCACGACCGAGACCATCGAGACCGCGTTCAAGACCGGCACCGAGGCGATCAAGGCGAATTTCGAGAAGGCCGTGAAGAACTACGACCAGCTCCTGGGCTTTTCCAAGGACACGGTCGAGGCCTATGTGAAAGCCGCGAACGTCGCCGGCAAGGGCGCCGAGTCGCTGCACAACGAAATCTATTCCTTCTCCAAGCAGTCGATCGAAGGCTCGATCGCCAACGCGAAGGCCCTGATGGCCTCCAAGTCGGCGCATGAGGCGTTCGAGCTGCAGACCGGCTTCGCGAAGTCGGCGTTCGAATCCTACATCAGCGAGATGACGAAGCTCGGCGAGCTCATGGTCGCCACCTCCAAGGAAACCTTCGAGCCGATTCAGGGCCGCGTCCAGGCCTGGGTCGATGTCGTGCAGAGCGCGCGCGCGGCCTGA
- the clpS gene encoding ATP-dependent Clp protease adapter ClpS — translation MKDGRDGRGQGGQGTRDGDGAGTGIVTKTRPKTKKPSMYKVLLLNDDYTPMEFVVHILEKIFNKSREQAVEIMLHVHRHGVGICGVFTYDVAETKVAQVIEFARRHQHPLQCTMEKE, via the coding sequence ATGAAAGACGGACGTGACGGGCGAGGCCAGGGCGGCCAGGGAACACGCGACGGTGACGGCGCCGGCACGGGCATCGTCACGAAGACGCGCCCCAAGACCAAGAAGCCGAGCATGTACAAGGTGCTCCTGCTCAACGACGACTACACGCCGATGGAGTTCGTCGTCCACATCCTGGAGAAGATCTTCAACAAGAGCCGCGAGCAGGCCGTCGAGATTATGCTCCACGTCCACCGCCACGGCGTCGGCATCTGCGGCGTTTTCACCTATGATGTCGCCGAAACCAAGGTCGCGCAGGTCATTGAATTCGCCCGCCGCCACCAGCATCCTCTGCAATGCACCATGGAGAAGGAGTAG
- a CDS encoding SRPBCC family protein, whose translation MDAKGKSEPNRTKNPTTVERTSEREVVTTRTFNGPVRIVFAAWTRPELLKQWWAPTSFGVTFMSCEADVRTGGTYRFVFGHPASEQPMAFFGRYLEVTPNARLVWTNDEGGEGGAVTTVTFEERGADTLVVMRDLYPSKEALDEAIASGSMGGYDETFAQLDDLLVTLGASSGRP comes from the coding sequence ATGGACGCAAAAGGGAAGAGTGAGCCCAACCGCACGAAGAATCCCACGACGGTGGAACGGACGTCCGAGCGCGAGGTCGTCACGACGCGAACCTTCAACGGCCCGGTACGCATCGTGTTCGCGGCGTGGACCCGGCCCGAACTGCTCAAGCAATGGTGGGCGCCGACGTCGTTCGGAGTGACCTTCATGTCCTGCGAGGCCGATGTTCGTACGGGGGGCACCTACCGCTTCGTGTTCGGCCACCCTGCCTCGGAGCAGCCCATGGCGTTCTTCGGCCGGTACCTCGAAGTGACGCCGAACGCCCGCCTCGTCTGGACGAATGACGAGGGCGGCGAAGGCGGGGCCGTCACCACGGTGACCTTCGAAGAACGCGGTGCCGACACCCTGGTCGTCATGCGCGACCTCTATCCCTCGAAGGAGGCTCTCGACGAAGCCATCGCCTCCGGGAGCATGGGTGGGTACGACGAGACGTTCGCGCAACTGGACGATCTTCTCGTCACGCTGGGCGCGAGTTCGGGACGTCCGTAA
- a CDS encoding metalloregulator ArsR/SmtB family transcription factor, translating to MVQYSQTRFDVSFAALSDATRRGVLEQLGRADASITDLAEKFHMTLTGMKKHVGVLERAGLVITEKVGRVRTCRLGLRRLEEEAAWIEGCRRLWEARFDALDKVVEDLKRKEKADGRKREE from the coding sequence ATGGTTCAGTATAGCCAAACCCGCTTCGATGTATCGTTCGCCGCGCTCTCGGACGCCACAAGGCGCGGCGTTCTGGAGCAGCTCGGCCGCGCGGACGCCTCGATCACGGACCTTGCCGAGAAATTCCACATGACCCTCACGGGCATGAAGAAGCATGTCGGCGTCCTGGAGCGGGCAGGGCTCGTCATCACGGAAAAGGTCGGGCGCGTGCGGACCTGCAGGCTCGGCCTGCGCCGGCTGGAGGAAGAGGCGGCGTGGATCGAAGGGTGCCGCCGGCTCTGGGAGGCGCGCTTCGACGCGCTGGACAAGGTTGTCGAGGATCTGAAACGGAAGGAGAAGGCCGATGGACGCAAAAGGGAAGAGTGA
- a CDS encoding SPOR domain-containing protein: MSEQPRAVFGALVRTLFAAGILGLALVAGTDPTLARGHHHRGGARARIPIAAGATDPAKDAALIADGETGRVLYARNAYAERHPASLTKMMTLYLLFEALKRGDVNMQTLLPISEHAASQHPTNLHLYAGDMIPVDTAIKAIVVRSANDVAVAIGEALGGTEGHFAELMTAKARALGMRDTFYHNASGLPDPLQITTASDLLVLARHLAYDFPQYFPYFATPGFTFRGTNYVTHDNLIGRYDGADGIKTGYTGMSGFNLVSSVVRNGTHVIGVVMGGRTAHRRDLEMIHLLDDAFGRIAVNPALVAHAGVPWRNVAVNAPPVVATLDVAPAAADDEESAEAAATADQDDDANVIAAPPPPRPNTAPVVAQAAPAPVYQPAPQAPPQRVALAPPPPQRVAPAPPVVQKPIRVTNAPRPKAKPPEIVVAAADLPVVKPKPVQVAAAIVPTAKPAARLRSDIGEGDIGDAGTPVVMGPKAWTIQIGAFADINQARGQLASYAEKSMDILGQAARVVIPFTGVDGHTLYRARFGPFVEREAREVCSRLTQRGQTCFTVLASSR; this comes from the coding sequence ATGTCTGAACAGCCGCGCGCCGTCTTTGGCGCGCTCGTGCGGACGCTGTTCGCGGCGGGAATCCTGGGACTTGCCTTGGTGGCAGGCACCGATCCGACCCTCGCCCGGGGGCATCACCACCGGGGCGGCGCCCGCGCGCGCATCCCGATCGCCGCAGGCGCGACCGACCCGGCCAAGGACGCCGCGCTGATCGCCGACGGCGAGACCGGCCGGGTGCTCTATGCCCGCAACGCCTATGCCGAGCGCCATCCCGCTTCGCTGACCAAGATGATGACGCTGTACCTGCTGTTCGAGGCGCTGAAGCGCGGCGACGTCAACATGCAGACCCTGCTGCCGATCTCGGAGCATGCGGCCAGCCAGCACCCGACCAACCTGCACCTCTATGCCGGCGACATGATCCCGGTCGATACCGCGATCAAGGCGATCGTCGTGCGCTCGGCGAACGACGTCGCAGTGGCGATCGGCGAGGCGCTGGGCGGCACCGAAGGCCATTTCGCCGAGCTGATGACCGCCAAGGCGCGGGCGCTCGGCATGCGCGACACGTTCTACCACAACGCGTCCGGCCTGCCCGATCCGCTCCAGATCACGACCGCCAGCGACCTTCTCGTGCTGGCGCGGCACCTCGCCTATGATTTTCCGCAGTATTTCCCCTATTTCGCGACGCCGGGGTTCACCTTCCGCGGCACCAACTACGTCACCCATGACAACCTGATCGGCCGTTACGACGGCGCCGACGGCATCAAGACCGGCTACACCGGCATGTCGGGCTTCAACCTCGTGTCGTCGGTGGTGCGCAACGGAACGCATGTGATCGGCGTCGTCATGGGCGGGCGCACCGCGCATCGCCGCGACCTCGAAATGATCCATCTGCTCGACGACGCCTTCGGGCGAATCGCGGTCAATCCGGCGCTGGTCGCCCATGCGGGCGTTCCGTGGCGCAATGTGGCGGTGAACGCGCCGCCCGTGGTCGCGACCCTGGACGTCGCGCCGGCCGCCGCCGACGACGAGGAGAGCGCCGAGGCCGCCGCGACCGCCGACCAGGACGACGACGCCAATGTGATCGCGGCCCCGCCGCCGCCGCGTCCGAACACCGCGCCCGTCGTGGCCCAGGCGGCGCCCGCGCCGGTCTACCAGCCGGCGCCGCAGGCGCCGCCGCAGCGCGTCGCCCTCGCCCCGCCTCCGCCGCAGCGTGTCGCTCCGGCGCCGCCTGTCGTCCAGAAGCCGATCCGGGTGACCAACGCGCCCAGGCCCAAGGCGAAGCCGCCGGAGATCGTCGTCGCCGCCGCCGACCTGCCGGTCGTCAAGCCGAAGCCGGTGCAGGTCGCGGCCGCCATCGTGCCGACCGCCAAGCCGGCCGCGCGGCTGCGCAGCGACATCGGCGAGGGCGATATCGGCGATGCCGGAACGCCGGTCGTCATGGGACCCAAGGCCTGGACGATCCAGATCGGCGCCTTCGCCGACATCAACCAGGCGCGCGGCCAGCTTGCCTCCTATGCCGAGAAGTCGATGGACATCCTGGGCCAGGCGGCGCGCGTGGTGATCCCCTTCACCGGGGTCGACGGCCACACGCTCTACCGCGCGCGGTTCGGGCCCTTCGTGGAGCGCGAGGCGCGGGAAGTCTGCTCGCGGCTGACCCAGCGCGGCCAGACCTGCTTCACCGTGCTGGCGTCGTCGCGTTAG